A region from the Rheinheimera mangrovi genome encodes:
- a CDS encoding glycoside hydrolase family 30 protein — translation MRLFQTQLGLIALVWACILPFTTSAATKSYLSSADQKQLLSTETALWQQPLDKKLPLLQLNAEQQFQQMDGFGYTLTGGSAMHLMGLSAENRQQLLQELFAADGLAVSYLRISIGASDLDPEPFSYNDLPQGQQDPELKQFSIKADEKYLLPVLKQILAINPNIKLLGSPWSPPAWMKSNNSTIGGELLEQHFGSYALYFVKYIQAMQQQGIRLDAVTVQNEPLHPGNNPSLLMRAEDQAEFIKNHLGPAFRKAGLSTKIIIYDHNTDHMEYPISVLNDKEARAYIDGAAFHLYNGPIAALDQLKQAHPDKNIYFTEQWVGANSDFDDSLMWHIEHLMIGAPRHWARNVLQWNLSSDAKLQPHTKGGCSLCLGALTIDGQKVKRNVAYYIIAHATKIVPPGSVRIESASMQDIRHVAYLRPDGRYALILQNITQDAKGFNLQLKGALQPYSVQLPPRTVLSLLL, via the coding sequence ATGAGATTGTTTCAAACACAGCTGGGGCTGATTGCTCTGGTATGGGCATGTATTTTGCCTTTCACTACCAGTGCCGCAACAAAAAGCTATTTATCCAGCGCTGATCAAAAGCAGTTATTGAGTACAGAAACCGCCTTATGGCAGCAGCCGCTTGATAAAAAACTGCCCCTGCTGCAGCTTAATGCAGAGCAGCAATTTCAGCAGATGGACGGCTTTGGTTACACCCTGACTGGTGGCAGTGCTATGCATTTGATGGGCTTAAGCGCAGAGAATCGCCAGCAATTATTGCAGGAGTTATTTGCTGCTGATGGGCTGGCGGTGAGTTATTTACGCATCAGCATCGGTGCTTCGGATCTGGACCCTGAACCTTTTAGTTACAACGACTTACCCCAAGGCCAACAGGACCCTGAACTCAAGCAGTTTTCAATAAAAGCGGACGAGAAATACCTGCTACCTGTATTAAAACAAATACTGGCGATTAATCCGAATATTAAATTGCTTGGCAGTCCCTGGTCACCCCCAGCCTGGATGAAAAGCAATAACTCCACTATAGGCGGCGAGCTGCTGGAGCAGCATTTTGGCAGTTATGCGCTGTATTTCGTCAAGTATATTCAGGCGATGCAGCAGCAGGGTATTCGTTTGGATGCTGTGACTGTACAAAACGAGCCGCTGCATCCTGGCAATAACCCAAGCTTATTGATGCGCGCTGAGGACCAGGCCGAGTTTATAAAAAACCATTTAGGGCCAGCCTTTAGAAAAGCCGGGCTGAGCACCAAAATCATTATTTATGATCACAATACTGACCACATGGAATACCCCATTTCGGTGCTGAATGATAAGGAGGCCAGAGCTTATATTGATGGTGCGGCTTTTCATTTGTACAACGGTCCTATTGCAGCACTGGACCAGCTCAAACAAGCGCACCCGGATAAAAATATTTATTTTACCGAGCAGTGGGTGGGTGCCAATTCAGATTTTGATGACTCACTGATGTGGCATATCGAGCATTTAATGATTGGTGCACCGCGGCATTGGGCCCGCAATGTACTGCAATGGAACTTAAGTTCTGACGCCAAGCTGCAACCTCATACCAAAGGTGGCTGCAGTTTGTGTCTGGGGGCTTTGACTATTGATGGTCAGAAGGTGAAGCGCAATGTGGCCTATTACATTATCGCTCACGCCACTAAAATCGTACCACCCGGCTCAGTCCGTATTGAGTCAGCATCAATGCAGGATATTCGTCATGTGGCTTATCTGCGCCCTGATGGCCGCTATGCGCTGATCCTGCAAAACATAACGCAGGATGCCAAAGGTTTTAACCTGCAATTAAAAGGCGCGTTACAGCCTTATTCTGTGCAGTTGCCACCCCGCACAGTCTTAAGTCTGCTGCTTTAA
- the rluB gene encoding 23S rRNA pseudouridine(2605) synthase RluB has product MSEKLQKVLARSGVGSRREMEEYISAGRVTVDGKVAHLGDRIHANQQVRVDGHPVKIAAEAEQVCRVIAYHKPEGEICSRTDPEGRPTVFDRLPKIKDSRWIAIGRLDINTSGLLLFTTDGELANRLMHPKFEVEREYAVRVFGDVNDAMIQKLRTGVELEDGKANFKKVKSMGGEGINRWFHVVLTEGRNREVRRMWESQGAVVSRLIRIRYGDLLLPKHLPAGGYAEYPLEEVNYLRKLVQMPAETESLMKPEDRDERRRRMAGIKRAVRKHQIMVQSGVKPEVVKAEKAAAADKAKAKKPKQTQKKRTRI; this is encoded by the coding sequence ATGAGTGAAAAACTACAGAAAGTGCTGGCGCGATCCGGTGTTGGATCCCGCCGCGAGATGGAAGAGTACATCAGTGCTGGACGTGTGACTGTGGATGGCAAAGTGGCGCATTTAGGCGACCGTATTCATGCCAACCAACAGGTGCGGGTTGACGGCCATCCGGTCAAAATTGCTGCTGAAGCTGAGCAGGTTTGCCGTGTTATTGCCTATCATAAACCTGAAGGTGAAATTTGTTCCCGTACCGATCCTGAAGGTCGTCCGACTGTATTTGATCGCCTGCCAAAAATTAAAGACTCACGCTGGATTGCGATTGGTCGTCTGGATATCAATACCAGTGGTTTATTGCTGTTTACTACAGATGGTGAACTGGCCAACCGCTTGATGCACCCGAAATTTGAAGTGGAACGTGAATACGCGGTACGGGTGTTTGGTGATGTGAACGATGCGATGATCCAAAAACTACGCACCGGCGTTGAGCTGGAAGATGGTAAAGCCAACTTCAAAAAAGTGAAATCTATGGGCGGTGAAGGCATTAACCGCTGGTTCCATGTGGTGCTGACTGAAGGTCGCAACCGTGAAGTTCGCCGGATGTGGGAATCGCAAGGCGCTGTGGTCAGCCGCTTAATTCGTATTCGTTACGGTGATTTGTTATTGCCTAAACATTTACCAGCCGGTGGTTATGCTGAGTACCCGCTGGAAGAAGTGAACTACCTGCGTAAGCTGGTACAGATGCCGGCTGAGACGGAAAGCTTAATGAAACCCGAAGACCGTGACGAACGTCGCCGTCGTATGGCTGGTATTAAACGTGCGGTACGTAAGCATCAGATTATGGTGCAATCAGGCGTTAAACCTGAAGTGGTGAAAGCTGAAAAAGCGGCGGCTGCGGACAAAGCCAAAGCGAAAAAACCAAAACAAACCCAGAAAAAACGTACCCGCATCTAA
- the ccmD gene encoding heme exporter protein CcmD has translation MAFTSWADFWAMGGYALFVWLSFGTTYLLLLGLWWYSKRQHKEIQQQIRAKAAREQRVRQHQESEK, from the coding sequence ATGGCGTTTACATCCTGGGCAGACTTTTGGGCTATGGGCGGTTACGCGCTTTTTGTCTGGTTATCCTTTGGTACTACTTATCTGTTGCTGCTGGGGTTGTGGTGGTACAGCAAACGGCAGCATAAAGAGATACAACAACAAATCCGCGCCAAAGCAGCGCGGGAGCAACGGGTGCGGCAACATCAGGAGAGTGAGAAGTAG
- a CDS encoding aspartate/glutamate racemase family protein, whose translation MKTIGLIGGMSWESTIPYYRQINQHIKQQLGGLHSAKIILYSVDFAQIEEFQRSGDWDKAGELLAEAAFKLQTAGADCLVLCTNTMHKVAAVIETAVTIPLLHIADATAEAIQAAGLHKVALLGTRFTMEQDFYKKRLTESYGLEVLVPDEEGRALVHQVIYQELCLGVVNPNSRLLYQQIMADLVAQGAEAIILGCTEIGLLVSSEDCSVPLFDTTALHAQKSADFALR comes from the coding sequence ATGAAAACCATCGGCTTAATAGGCGGCATGAGCTGGGAGTCGACTATTCCTTATTACCGTCAGATCAACCAGCATATCAAACAACAGTTAGGTGGCCTGCACAGCGCCAAGATTATTTTATACAGTGTGGATTTTGCACAAATTGAAGAATTTCAGCGCAGTGGCGACTGGGATAAAGCAGGTGAGTTGTTAGCAGAAGCTGCATTTAAGTTACAGACTGCTGGTGCTGATTGCTTAGTGCTTTGTACCAATACCATGCATAAGGTTGCCGCTGTTATTGAAACCGCAGTGACTATTCCGCTGTTGCATATTGCCGATGCCACGGCCGAAGCTATACAAGCTGCTGGTCTTCACAAAGTTGCCTTATTAGGCACACGTTTTACCATGGAGCAGGATTTTTACAAAAAGCGCCTGACAGAGTCTTATGGTTTAGAAGTGCTGGTGCCTGACGAAGAGGGCAGGGCCCTGGTGCATCAGGTGATTTATCAGGAATTGTGTTTGGGTGTGGTGAATCCCAATTCACGGCTGCTGTATCAACAGATCATGGCTGATTTGGTGGCACAAGGCGCAGAAGCTATTATTTTAGGCTGCACTGAAATAGGTTTATTGGTGAGTAGCGAAGATTGCTCTGTGCCCTTATTTGACACTACGGCCTTGCATGCGCAAAAGTCTGCAGATTTCGCTCTGCGATAG
- a CDS encoding heme ABC transporter permease — MFRWLDPYAKPETLYHLCSRLLPYLMGLAVLTLLLGNIWGLAFSPSDYQQGDSYRIIYIHVPSAIWSMGAYSSMAIAAFIGLVWQIRVAQWAVLAIAPIGAVYTVIALFTGAAWGKPMWGTWWVWDARLTSELVLLFLYLGVIALSGAFSEAARGIKVASLLAIVGVVNLPIIHYSVEWWNTLHQGATITKFAKPSIDPSMLWPLLISILGFALLLAALTCLRLRSQILIFEQHRPWVRQLVDSSQKEQN, encoded by the coding sequence ATGTTCCGTTGGTTAGATCCTTACGCCAAACCAGAAACTTTGTATCATCTGTGTAGCCGCTTGTTGCCTTATCTGATGGGACTGGCTGTATTAACGCTGCTGCTGGGCAATATCTGGGGCCTGGCTTTTAGCCCTTCGGATTATCAGCAAGGTGATAGCTACCGCATTATTTATATTCATGTGCCTTCGGCTATCTGGTCTATGGGCGCTTACAGTAGCATGGCGATTGCGGCTTTTATTGGACTGGTTTGGCAAATTCGGGTTGCGCAGTGGGCTGTATTGGCCATAGCTCCTATAGGTGCTGTTTATACCGTTATTGCATTGTTTACAGGCGCAGCCTGGGGCAAGCCAATGTGGGGCACCTGGTGGGTGTGGGACGCGCGTTTAACCTCTGAGTTAGTGCTGCTATTTTTATACTTAGGTGTAATTGCCCTCTCTGGTGCTTTTTCAGAAGCGGCTCGTGGCATCAAGGTCGCATCTTTGCTGGCGATAGTGGGAGTGGTGAATCTGCCTATCATTCATTACTCAGTGGAGTGGTGGAACACATTGCATCAGGGCGCGACAATCACAAAATTTGCCAAACCTTCGATAGACCCTTCCATGTTATGGCCACTGCTGATCAGTATTTTAGGTTTTGCGCTGCTGCTGGCGGCTTTAACCTGCTTACGTTTACGTAGTCAGATTTTAATTTTTGAACAGCACAGACCCTGGGTCCGGCAATTGGTTGACTCAAGTCAGAAGGAGCAGAACTAA
- a CDS encoding segregation and condensation protein A, producing MSEPLADSFASLTIQQPLPLAFVRGEAVLDKPEDLYIPPEALSVLLESFEGPLDFLLYLIRRHRFDIVDLPINEITLQYMEYIDLMQDMNFELAAEYLLMAAMLAEIKSRLLLPQHDHKSDDETDPRADLVRRLQEYEIIRKAATDVDLLPRQERDYFPAKAGLDDNFEPYVILPEVSLQEILLALKDIAKRAKDFQHHQIKKEHLSTRERMSKILGLLRGRSHYLEFAECFELAEGRQGVVVSFLAILELVKEKLIQVIQVEAYGQIHVKLA from the coding sequence ATGTCTGAGCCACTCGCCGACAGCTTTGCCAGCCTGACTATACAGCAGCCTTTGCCGCTGGCTTTTGTTCGCGGCGAGGCTGTGCTGGATAAGCCGGAAGATTTGTATATTCCGCCTGAAGCACTGTCGGTATTGTTGGAAAGTTTTGAAGGCCCGCTCGATTTTCTGTTGTATTTAATTCGTCGTCACCGCTTTGATATTGTCGATTTGCCGATTAACGAAATAACCCTGCAGTATATGGAATACATTGATTTAATGCAGGATATGAACTTTGAACTGGCTGCTGAGTATTTGCTAATGGCGGCTATGCTGGCAGAGATTAAATCACGTTTATTACTGCCGCAGCACGACCATAAATCAGATGACGAAACCGACCCCAGAGCAGATTTAGTCAGGCGCTTGCAGGAATACGAAATTATCCGCAAAGCAGCCACTGACGTGGATTTATTGCCACGCCAGGAGCGGGATTATTTTCCTGCCAAAGCAGGCTTAGATGATAACTTTGAACCTTATGTGATTTTGCCTGAAGTGTCGTTGCAGGAGATTTTGCTGGCACTAAAAGATATAGCCAAACGCGCCAAAGATTTTCAGCATCATCAGATCAAAAAAGAGCATTTATCCACCCGCGAACGCATGAGTAAAATTTTGGGGTTATTGCGTGGGCGCAGCCACTACCTTGAATTTGCCGAATGTTTTGAGTTAGCCGAAGGGCGACAGGGTGTAGTTGTCAGCTTTTTGGCTATTTTGGAGCTGGTGAAAGAAAAGCTGATCCAAGTGATACAAGTAGAAGCTTATGGTCAGATCCATGTCAAATTGGCATAA
- the ccmB gene encoding heme exporter protein CcmB gives MVMWLALVKRELQLLGRQKADWLNPLVFFLLVLSLFPLGIGPEPGMLKQIAPGLVWIAALLSVLLSAERLFKDDYRYGVIEQLVAGRQGLFSYVTAKICCHWLSTGVPLILVSPLIAVLLGLDWQSWQVLVVTLILGTPVLSLLSVLGAALTMAADKGGILQALIILPLYIPLLIFASGAMEAAATALPYTGQLAVLLAFLLFALALVPLAVRQALRMNVG, from the coding sequence ATGGTGATGTGGCTAGCTTTGGTTAAACGTGAACTGCAGTTGTTAGGCAGGCAAAAAGCTGATTGGCTTAATCCGCTGGTGTTCTTTTTACTGGTCCTGAGCTTGTTTCCTCTGGGTATTGGCCCTGAACCCGGTATGCTAAAACAAATAGCACCAGGTCTGGTCTGGATAGCTGCGCTATTGAGTGTGTTGTTATCTGCTGAACGCTTATTTAAAGACGATTACCGTTATGGTGTGATTGAGCAACTGGTAGCTGGGCGTCAGGGGCTATTTAGTTATGTTACAGCAAAAATTTGTTGCCACTGGTTATCAACCGGTGTGCCATTAATTCTGGTGTCGCCTCTTATTGCTGTGTTGCTTGGACTGGACTGGCAAAGTTGGCAGGTGTTAGTCGTGACCCTGATACTGGGTACGCCCGTATTAAGTTTATTAAGTGTGCTCGGTGCTGCACTGACTATGGCCGCAGATAAAGGCGGTATATTACAGGCACTGATTATTTTACCTTTGTATATTCCACTGCTGATTTTTGCCAGTGGTGCTATGGAAGCCGCAGCTACTGCTTTGCCTTACACTGGCCAGTTGGCTGTATTATTAGCTTTTTTATTATTTGCCTTAGCGCTGGTGCCTCTGGCCGTGCGTCAGGCGCTTCGAATGAATGTGGGGTAG
- the scpB gene encoding SMC-Scp complex subunit ScpB — MAKKINEQQLLQLVEAAIFASDKPLSVNDLQSTVLESFDLSRKRLQQALAQLQQDYLGRGIQLIETASGFRFQTRADLSEYLALLWPERSPRYSRAVLETLALIAYRQPITRGEIEEVRGVTVSSQIMRTLLDRGWVKVVGHKEVPGRPGLYATTPTFLDYFGLKDLSDLPALAEFQATPDFFNPVVMTEEIH; from the coding sequence ATGGCGAAAAAAATTAACGAGCAACAACTGCTGCAGTTAGTCGAAGCCGCTATTTTTGCCTCTGATAAACCTTTGTCTGTCAATGACTTGCAAAGCACTGTGCTGGAAAGTTTTGATCTAAGCCGCAAGCGTTTGCAGCAGGCATTAGCGCAGTTGCAACAAGATTATTTAGGCCGGGGTATTCAATTGATTGAAACCGCCTCTGGTTTTCGGTTTCAGACCCGCGCTGATTTAAGTGAATATCTGGCTTTACTCTGGCCAGAACGTTCACCCCGTTATTCCCGTGCCGTGTTGGAGACTTTGGCGCTTATTGCCTATCGTCAGCCTATTACCCGCGGCGAAATTGAAGAAGTGCGGGGAGTGACGGTCAGCAGCCAGATTATGCGTACTTTGCTCGACCGGGGTTGGGTCAAAGTGGTAGGGCATAAAGAAGTACCTGGTCGTCCTGGTTTGTATGCCACGACGCCGACATTTTTAGATTATTTTGGCTTAAAGGATTTAAGCGATTTACCTGCTCTGGCCGAGTTTCAGGCAACGCCGGATTTTTTTAACCCAGTCGTGATGACTGAAGAGATACATTAA
- a CDS encoding L-threonylcarbamoyladenylate synthase — translation MSQFFYVHPDNPQQRLIKQAVHIIKQGGVVIYPTDSGYALGCHIGDKAAMERILQIRQISSEHHFTLMCRDLSELSVYAKVENTAFRLIKNHTPGAYTFILKGTKEVPKRLLNEKKKTVGLRIPENKVALALLEELGEPLMSSSLVLPGNDFAESDPEEMRDQLERQVDVILHGGVIAENHTTVIDLSEDYPVLVRQGAGDSSAFV, via the coding sequence ATGAGCCAGTTTTTTTATGTTCATCCGGACAATCCACAGCAACGTTTAATTAAACAGGCTGTGCATATTATCAAGCAAGGTGGAGTAGTAATTTACCCTACAGATTCTGGTTATGCGCTGGGTTGTCATATAGGAGACAAGGCGGCTATGGAGCGGATTTTACAAATTCGCCAAATCAGCTCAGAACACCACTTTACGCTGATGTGCCGCGATTTGTCTGAACTCTCTGTGTATGCCAAAGTCGAGAATACCGCCTTTCGCTTAATCAAAAACCACACGCCTGGTGCTTATACCTTTATTTTAAAAGGTACAAAAGAAGTGCCTAAGCGTTTGCTCAACGAAAAGAAAAAGACTGTAGGTTTGCGTATTCCGGAAAATAAAGTGGCGCTGGCCTTACTGGAAGAGTTGGGTGAACCTTTAATGTCGAGCTCTTTGGTGTTGCCAGGCAATGACTTTGCCGAGTCCGATCCGGAAGAAATGCGCGACCAACTGGAGCGTCAGGTTGATGTGATATTGCACGGTGGTGTGATTGCTGAAAACCATACTACCGTCATTGATTTATCGGAAGATTACCCAGTGCTGGTGCGGCAGGGCGCGGGCGATAGCAGTGCTTTTGTCTAA
- the rnm gene encoding RNase RNM encodes MKIDLHSHTYCSDGVLSPTELVERAVSKGVDVLAITDHDTIAGLCEARAAIAEKKLPLTLIPGVEISTSWYEFEIHIVGLHINADCPVFLQHLASQQQRRVERAEEMARRLEKNKIPDVLENVLKIANGAALTRTHFARYLVQIGKASSMNTVFKKYLSRGNTGYVPNNWVPMQEAVQWILAAGGTPVLAHPLKYKLNGRWLTRLAEEFAAAGGKAMEVASAQMTPVQKRQVWMLCQKFGLTASAGSDFHQETPWNELGRQLYFTEDVIPVWQDWILPEPRMAELSS; translated from the coding sequence ATGAAAATTGATTTACACAGCCACACTTATTGCTCAGATGGCGTATTAAGCCCAACTGAACTGGTTGAGCGAGCCGTTAGCAAAGGCGTGGATGTGCTTGCTATTACCGATCACGACACTATTGCAGGCCTCTGTGAAGCCCGTGCCGCTATTGCTGAAAAAAAGCTGCCTTTGACTTTGATCCCAGGTGTGGAAATCTCGACCAGTTGGTACGAGTTTGAAATTCATATTGTTGGTTTACATATCAATGCCGATTGTCCGGTGTTTTTACAGCATTTGGCGTCTCAGCAGCAGCGTCGGGTTGAACGTGCCGAAGAAATGGCGCGTCGTCTTGAGAAAAACAAAATACCGGACGTGCTGGAAAACGTATTAAAAATTGCCAATGGCGCAGCTTTAACCCGCACACACTTTGCCCGTTATCTGGTGCAGATTGGTAAAGCCAGCTCGATGAATACTGTATTTAAAAAGTATTTAAGCCGCGGTAATACCGGTTATGTGCCGAACAACTGGGTGCCTATGCAAGAGGCGGTGCAATGGATTTTAGCCGCAGGTGGTACACCGGTACTGGCGCATCCACTGAAATACAAACTGAATGGCCGTTGGCTGACCCGTTTAGCTGAAGAGTTTGCAGCAGCAGGAGGTAAAGCCATGGAAGTGGCATCTGCCCAAATGACACCAGTGCAAAAACGTCAGGTCTGGATGCTGTGCCAGAAGTTTGGTTTAACGGCGTCAGCTGGTTCTGATTTTCATCAGGAAACCCCCTGGAATGAACTGGGCAGGCAGTTGTATTTTACCGAAGACGTCATTCCGGTATGGCAGGACTGGATCTTGCCAGAGCCTAGGATGGCTGAGCTTTCATCTTGA
- a CDS encoding EscU/YscU/HrcU family type III secretion system export apparatus switch protein: MKDLTKHLAGKDIDTSAVALAYDGKNAPQIVAKGHGELAQDIIATAKEHGVLVHEDEELVKVLQRIELGTDIPKELYIIIAELIAFSYVLQGKFPDEWHNIHQRIDLKS, encoded by the coding sequence ATGAAAGACTTGACTAAACACCTTGCTGGTAAAGACATAGACACCAGCGCTGTCGCATTGGCCTATGATGGCAAAAACGCACCACAAATAGTCGCTAAAGGGCATGGTGAACTGGCGCAGGATATTATTGCCACAGCCAAAGAGCATGGCGTACTGGTGCATGAAGATGAAGAGCTGGTCAAAGTGCTGCAACGCATTGAACTGGGTACTGATATCCCAAAAGAGCTCTATATTATTATCGCCGAGCTCATTGCCTTTTCTTATGTGCTACAGGGGAAATTCCCGGACGAGTGGCACAATATTCACCAGCGTATCGATTTAAAAAGCTAA
- the ccmA gene encoding cytochrome c biogenesis heme-transporting ATPase CcmA: MSIILAAEALSCVRQDRVLFENLNFQLSAGQVLYIQGKNGAGKSSLLRLLAGLTLPEDGQILFHGKPLQQQTEFFAEQLLFIGHQSGIHPQLTALQNLAFWSALSEQAIADPYQLLGALGLAGLEDIPCFMLSAGQQRRVSLARLWFTNKSLWILDEPFTSLDQQLIAKLETHFLQHLSAGGVIVLTSHQALSASYPALQAVELEYRW; the protein is encoded by the coding sequence TTGTCGATAATTTTGGCCGCCGAAGCATTAAGCTGTGTCCGCCAGGACAGAGTGTTATTTGAAAACTTAAATTTTCAGTTAAGTGCAGGGCAAGTGCTTTATATTCAAGGAAAAAACGGTGCCGGTAAAAGTTCGCTGTTGCGACTGCTGGCGGGTTTGACTTTGCCTGAAGACGGTCAGATTTTATTCCACGGTAAACCTCTGCAGCAGCAAACTGAATTTTTTGCCGAACAATTGCTGTTTATCGGCCATCAAAGTGGCATTCATCCTCAGCTGACCGCATTACAAAACCTGGCGTTCTGGTCTGCTTTATCTGAACAAGCTATAGCTGATCCCTATCAGTTGTTGGGCGCTTTAGGTTTGGCAGGACTCGAAGATATTCCTTGTTTTATGCTCTCTGCAGGCCAGCAGCGCCGCGTATCTTTAGCTCGTTTATGGTTTACCAATAAATCACTGTGGATACTGGACGAGCCTTTTACCTCGTTGGATCAGCAGTTGATTGCCAAACTGGAAACGCATTTTTTACAGCATCTGTCAGCAGGTGGCGTTATTGTCTTGACCAGTCATCAGGCTTTGTCTGCCTCTTATCCGGCCCTTCAGGCGGTTGAACTGGAGTACAGATGGTGA
- the ccmE gene encoding cytochrome c maturation protein CcmE, with protein MNPRRQKRLVAVVAFVLLLGGAIGAMLYALQQNIDLFYTPSQLIEGMGDDKVKPEIGQRLRIGGMVVKGSVRRASDSLKVSFDLVDTGPIVTVEYEGILPDLFREGQGIVAQGVLVDATTILASEVLAKHDEEYMPPEVAEAVKGIKHVAPKNYQPETKKPEAGQQP; from the coding sequence ATGAATCCGAGACGTCAGAAACGCTTAGTGGCTGTAGTAGCCTTTGTGTTGTTGTTAGGTGGTGCTATTGGCGCCATGTTGTATGCATTGCAGCAAAATATTGACTTGTTTTATACGCCAAGCCAACTGATTGAAGGCATGGGCGATGACAAGGTAAAACCTGAAATAGGCCAGCGCCTGCGTATCGGCGGTATGGTCGTCAAAGGTTCTGTGCGCCGGGCCTCTGATTCACTGAAAGTCAGCTTCGATTTAGTTGATACAGGCCCTATAGTTACAGTGGAATACGAAGGCATATTGCCGGATTTATTCCGTGAAGGGCAGGGTATAGTAGCTCAGGGGGTGTTAGTGGATGCAACCACCATACTGGCCTCTGAAGTGCTGGCGAAACACGACGAAGAATATATGCCTCCTGAAGTGGCTGAGGCCGTCAAAGGCATTAAACATGTAGCCCCCAAAAATTATCAGCCAGAGACTAAAAAACCAGAAGCGGGTCAGCAGCCATGA